A genomic window from Parafrankia irregularis includes:
- the kdpA gene encoding potassium-transporting ATPase subunit KdpA — protein sequence MSTTTAGILVVVLLVAALVATYRPFGDYMYRVYSSEKHLPVERAIYRLTGVNPNVGQRWTVYARSVLAFSAVSVLFLYLMQRVQDHLPWDLGFSGVSPALAWNTAVSFTTNTNWQAYSGESTMSHFTQMVGLAVQNFASAAVGISVAIAVVRGFARRRAPVAAGPGSMDSVVGTGDEIGNFWVDLTRTIVRILLPICVIGAIVLIAGGAIQNLHGTRVVSTLAGGEQAITGGAVASQEVIKEVGTNGGGFYNVNSAHPFENPTTWTNLFEIYLLLMISFSLPRTFGRMVGDRRQGLAIVSAMAVIALGSLAVNMAFQGAHHGTVPEAVGAATEGTDARFGVANSALFATATTLTSTGAVNSFHDSYTSLGGATLLFNMMLGEVAPGGVGSGLYGMLVLAVVTVFVAGLMIGRTPEYVGKKIGAREMKFASLYFLTTPIIVLLGTGIAMAMPGQRAGMLNSGAHGLSEVLYAFTSAGNNNGSAFAGITVNTTWYNTALGLAMMFGRFLPMLFVLGLAGSLARQAPVPVTAGTLPTHRPQFVGMLAGVTLIIVALTFFPALALGPFAEGIH from the coding sequence GTGTCGACCACGACCGCGGGAATCCTGGTTGTCGTGCTGCTGGTCGCCGCGCTGGTGGCGACGTATCGGCCTTTCGGCGACTACATGTACCGGGTGTATTCGAGTGAGAAGCACCTGCCGGTGGAGCGGGCGATCTACCGGCTGACCGGCGTGAATCCGAACGTGGGCCAGCGGTGGACCGTCTACGCCCGCAGCGTGCTGGCGTTCTCCGCCGTGTCGGTGCTCTTCCTGTACCTGATGCAGCGTGTCCAGGACCATCTGCCATGGGATCTGGGCTTCTCCGGAGTCTCGCCGGCGCTTGCCTGGAACACGGCCGTCAGCTTCACCACCAACACCAACTGGCAGGCCTACTCCGGTGAGTCGACGATGTCGCACTTCACCCAGATGGTCGGCCTGGCGGTGCAGAACTTCGCCTCGGCCGCGGTCGGGATCTCGGTGGCGATCGCGGTGGTCCGCGGATTTGCGCGCCGCCGGGCACCCGTCGCGGCCGGGCCGGGCAGCATGGACAGCGTCGTCGGCACCGGGGATGAGATCGGTAACTTCTGGGTCGACCTGACCAGGACGATCGTGCGCATCCTGCTGCCGATCTGCGTGATCGGGGCGATCGTTCTGATCGCGGGCGGGGCCATCCAGAACCTGCACGGCACCCGGGTCGTGTCGACCCTGGCCGGCGGCGAGCAGGCGATCACCGGCGGGGCGGTGGCCAGCCAGGAGGTCATCAAGGAAGTCGGCACGAACGGCGGCGGCTTCTACAACGTCAACTCGGCGCACCCGTTCGAGAACCCGACGACCTGGACGAACCTGTTCGAGATCTACCTCCTGCTCATGATCAGCTTCTCGCTGCCCCGCACCTTCGGCCGCATGGTGGGCGATCGTCGCCAGGGCCTGGCGATTGTCTCGGCGATGGCGGTCATCGCGCTGGGTAGCCTCGCGGTGAACATGGCCTTCCAGGGAGCGCACCACGGCACGGTCCCTGAGGCGGTCGGTGCGGCGACCGAGGGCACGGATGCTCGTTTCGGCGTCGCGAACTCGGCGTTGTTCGCCACCGCCACGACTCTGACCTCTACGGGGGCGGTGAACTCCTTCCACGACTCCTACACGAGCCTGGGAGGTGCGACCCTGCTGTTCAACATGATGCTCGGCGAGGTCGCGCCGGGCGGCGTCGGATCCGGGCTTTACGGAATGCTCGTCCTCGCCGTGGTGACGGTGTTCGTGGCCGGCCTGATGATCGGCCGGACCCCCGAATATGTCGGGAAGAAGATCGGTGCACGGGAGATGAAGTTCGCGTCGCTGTACTTCCTGACGACTCCGATCATCGTGCTGCTTGGCACCGGAATCGCCATGGCGATGCCGGGTCAGCGGGCCGGCATGCTCAACAGCGGAGCGCACGGCCTGTCGGAGGTTCTCTACGCCTTCACCTCGGCCGGTAACAACAATGGCTCCGCGTTCGCCGGAATCACCGTGAACACGACCTGGTACAACACGGCGCTGGGCCTGGCGATGATGTTCGGGCGATTCCTGCCGATGCTCTTCGTACTCGGTCTGGCGGGCTCCCTGGCCCGGCAGGCGCCGGTTCCCGTCACCGCCGGGACGTTGCCGACGCATCGGCCTCAGTTCGTCGGGATGCTCGCCGGCGTCACGCTGATCATCGTCGCGCTGACCTTCTTCCCCGCGCTGGCTCTCGGGCCGTTCGCGGAAGGGATTCACTGA
- a CDS encoding response regulator, which produces MRSGPDSHHSGRVLFVEDEPQLLRAMRITLHAKGYEVRTAVDGGHALTEAAAHPPDIVVLDLGLPDMDGIDVIRGLRDWTSVPIIVLSGRTSGHDKIASLDAGADDYITKPFSVEELLARLRAVSRRGGGARVGSVADVGDYRVDFVAKSVTSRDGGHESVHLTPTEWRLLEALLRNPGTLVSSRALLTQVWGKAYADDTSSLRLYINRLRRKLEPDPTRPRYLTTEPGMGYRYQP; this is translated from the coding sequence ATGCGAAGCGGACCTGATTCACACCACAGCGGCCGCGTGCTGTTCGTCGAGGACGAACCACAGCTCCTGCGGGCGATGCGGATCACCCTGCACGCCAAGGGATACGAGGTCCGCACGGCGGTTGACGGCGGGCACGCCCTGACCGAGGCCGCCGCGCACCCGCCCGACATCGTCGTGCTCGACCTGGGCCTGCCGGACATGGACGGCATCGACGTCATCCGCGGTCTGCGTGACTGGACCAGCGTCCCGATCATCGTCCTGTCCGGCCGCACCTCCGGACACGACAAGATCGCATCCCTGGACGCCGGGGCGGACGACTACATCACCAAGCCCTTCTCCGTCGAGGAGCTTCTCGCCCGGCTGCGTGCCGTCAGCCGGCGCGGGGGCGGCGCCCGCGTGGGGTCGGTGGCCGACGTGGGCGACTACCGCGTCGACTTCGTGGCCAAGTCCGTCACCTCCAGGGACGGCGGTCACGAATCCGTCCATCTGACGCCGACCGAGTGGCGGCTGCTCGAAGCGCTGCTGCGCAACCCGGGCACGCTGGTCAGCAGCCGGGCCCTGCTCACCCAGGTCTGGGGGAAGGCCTATGCGGACGACACCTCCTCCCTGCGCCTGTACATCAACCGGTTGCGGCGCAAACTCGAACCGGACCCCACCCGACCTCGCTACCTCACCACCGAACCCGGGATGGGCTACCGCTACCAGCCGTAG
- a CDS encoding potassium transporter Kup, which yields MTDRQQQAAPGPASAPPDAHGAHARDTVRLALVVGALGVVFGDIGTSPIYTLQTVFNPEDPHPVPVSTHAVLGVVSMVFWSVMIIVTVTYVLLAMRADNDGEGGIMALITLLRRMGTPRGRRTTALLAGLGIFGAALFFGDSMITPAISVMSAVEGLKIVQPSLGDLVVPITAVIIVVLFLVQRSGTAAVGRVFGPVMIVWFVTIGTLGVAGITEHPAILKALSPTYAASFLIHHIGTGFFALAAVVLAVTGAEALYADMGHFGRRAITRAWLLLVFPACVLSYLGQGALILNHPDRINSPFFLLAPGWARLPLVLLATAATVIASQAVITGAYSVASQAAELGYLPRLRVAHTSESTIGQIYVPWINWLLMVSVLTLVLAFRSSAALAYAFGMAVTGTITITTLMFFYIARYTWQTPRWLLGLGASVLLLVDLLFVAANLTKLVHGAWLPLLIALTAFTVMTTWQRGRQIVTAQRHTREGSLRDFVDQLHAATAATAQVPGTAVFLNRGKQTAPLALRANVEHNHVRHDLVLIMSVETLPVPRVPANERIAVDDLGYADDGISHITARFGYMDQPDVLGALRELDPATIEGQRLNLDQASYFLSKIELRVGDAPTMARWRKRLFIATSYITADAAEHFGLPRDRTVIMGAHIEI from the coding sequence GTGACGGATCGGCAGCAGCAGGCGGCCCCGGGGCCCGCATCGGCGCCGCCGGACGCCCACGGTGCGCATGCGCGGGACACCGTGCGACTCGCACTGGTGGTCGGTGCGCTCGGGGTCGTGTTCGGTGACATCGGGACCAGCCCGATCTACACCCTGCAGACGGTGTTCAACCCGGAGGACCCGCACCCCGTCCCGGTCAGCACGCACGCCGTGCTCGGGGTGGTGTCGATGGTGTTCTGGTCCGTGATGATCATCGTCACGGTCACCTACGTGCTGCTGGCGATGCGCGCCGACAACGACGGCGAGGGCGGCATCATGGCACTGATCACCCTGCTGCGGCGGATGGGCACGCCACGGGGGCGACGAACCACCGCCCTGCTGGCAGGGCTCGGCATCTTCGGCGCCGCACTCTTCTTCGGCGACAGCATGATCACCCCGGCGATCTCGGTGATGTCCGCGGTCGAGGGCCTCAAGATCGTACAACCGTCACTCGGCGACCTCGTCGTACCCATCACCGCCGTGATCATCGTGGTGCTGTTCCTCGTCCAGCGCAGCGGCACCGCAGCGGTAGGCCGGGTCTTCGGACCGGTGATGATCGTCTGGTTCGTGACCATCGGCACGCTCGGGGTGGCCGGCATCACCGAACACCCCGCCATCCTCAAGGCACTGTCGCCGACCTACGCCGCGAGCTTCCTCATCCACCACATCGGTACCGGATTCTTCGCCCTGGCGGCGGTCGTGCTCGCGGTCACCGGCGCCGAGGCGCTGTACGCCGACATGGGACACTTCGGCCGCAGGGCGATCACCCGGGCCTGGCTGCTGCTCGTGTTCCCCGCGTGCGTGCTCAGCTACCTCGGCCAGGGAGCCCTGATCCTCAACCACCCGGATCGCATCAACAGCCCGTTCTTCCTCCTCGCTCCCGGCTGGGCACGGCTGCCCCTCGTCCTGCTGGCCACCGCGGCGACGGTCATCGCCTCCCAGGCCGTGATCACCGGGGCGTACTCGGTCGCGTCCCAGGCCGCCGAGCTCGGCTACCTGCCTCGGCTGCGGGTCGCCCACACCTCGGAGTCCACGATCGGCCAGATCTACGTCCCGTGGATCAACTGGCTGCTGATGGTCTCGGTGCTCACGCTCGTCCTCGCGTTCCGCAGCTCGGCGGCCCTCGCCTACGCGTTCGGCATGGCGGTCACCGGGACGATCACCATCACCACCCTGATGTTCTTCTACATAGCCCGGTACACGTGGCAGACACCGCGATGGCTGCTCGGCCTCGGCGCGAGCGTGCTGCTGCTGGTCGACCTCCTGTTCGTCGCGGCCAACCTGACCAAGCTCGTCCACGGCGCCTGGCTGCCGCTGCTCATCGCATTGACCGCGTTCACGGTCATGACGACCTGGCAGCGAGGACGACAGATCGTCACCGCGCAGCGGCACACCCGCGAGGGATCACTACGCGACTTCGTCGACCAGCTACACGCGGCCACGGCGGCCACGGCCCAGGTTCCCGGCACGGCGGTGTTCCTCAACCGCGGCAAGCAGACCGCCCCGCTGGCACTGCGCGCCAACGTCGAGCACAACCACGTACGCCACGACCTCGTCCTGATCATGTCGGTCGAGACCCTGCCGGTGCCTCGCGTCCCGGCGAACGAGCGGATCGCCGTGGACGACCTCGGCTACGCCGACGACGGCATCAGCCACATCACCGCCCGGTTCGGCTACATGGACCAACCAGACGTGCTCGGCGCGCTCAGGGAACTCGATCCGGCCACCATCGAGGGACAGCGACTGAACCTCGACCAGGCGTCCTACTTCCTGTCCAAGATCGAGCTTCGCGTCGGGGACGCACCGACCATGGCACGCTGGCGCAAGCGGTTGTTCATCGCGACCTCCTACATCACCGCCGACGCCGCCGAACACTTCGGACTCCCCCGCGACCGCACCGTCATCATGGGCGCCCACATCGAGATCTGA
- the kdpB gene encoding potassium-transporting ATPase subunit KdpB has protein sequence MSTTTLAARAETAGDRQQPSPDQPHRVGGGLLDPKQMWKSLPSALRKLDPRTLWRNPVMLIVEVGAAFTTILAITDPSVFGWLITAWLWLTVVFANLAEAVAEGRGKAQAQALRRAKTDTQARRLVGWAPGRPAEAVAEELVPAPRLAQNDVVVVEAGEFIPGDGDIVEGIASVDESAITGESAPVIRESGGDRSSVTGGTKVLSDRIVVRITQKPGESFIDRMIALVEGANRRKTPNEIALNILLAALTVIFLLAVATLQPLAIYSKAQQPALPDTSTLTGDGITGIVLASLLVCLIPTTIGALLSAIGIAGMDRLVQRNVLAMSGRAVEAAGDVNTLLLDKTGTITLGNRQASAFLAAAGVSEAELADAAQLSSLADETPEGRSVVVFAKEHHGLRERTPGELRHATFVHFTAQTRMSGVDLTAEPTDGSVSGATAGARQVRKGAASAVTRWVRENGGQVPAQVGEIVDGISASGGTPLVVGEVIESPSGPVARVLGVIQLKDVVKSGMRERFDAMRRMGIRTIMITGDNPLTAKAIADEAGVDDFLAEATPEDKLALIRKEQAGGKLVAMTGDGTNDAPALAQADVGVAMNTGTSAAKEAGNMVDLDSNPTKLIEIVEIGKQLLITRGALTTFSIANDVAKYFAIIPAMFAGVYGGLDKLNIMRLASPESAILSAVIFNALVIIALIPLALRGVRYTPASASKLLSRNLYIYGLGGIVVPFVGIKIIDLLVQFIPGVG, from the coding sequence ATGAGCACCACCACTCTCGCCGCGCGCGCGGAGACCGCGGGCGACAGGCAGCAGCCCTCCCCGGACCAGCCACACCGGGTCGGCGGCGGCCTGCTCGACCCGAAGCAGATGTGGAAGTCGCTGCCCAGTGCGCTGCGCAAGCTCGACCCACGCACGCTATGGCGTAATCCGGTGATGCTGATCGTCGAGGTCGGCGCGGCGTTCACCACCATCCTCGCGATCACCGACCCGTCGGTGTTCGGCTGGCTGATCACCGCCTGGCTGTGGCTTACCGTCGTGTTCGCCAACCTGGCCGAGGCCGTGGCCGAGGGCCGCGGGAAGGCGCAGGCCCAGGCGCTGCGCCGGGCAAAGACCGACACCCAGGCCCGCCGGCTCGTCGGCTGGGCGCCGGGCAGGCCCGCCGAGGCCGTGGCCGAGGAACTGGTTCCCGCTCCCCGGCTGGCCCAGAACGACGTGGTGGTCGTCGAGGCGGGGGAGTTCATCCCCGGTGACGGCGACATCGTCGAGGGCATCGCCAGCGTGGACGAGTCCGCGATCACCGGCGAGTCGGCGCCGGTGATCCGCGAGTCCGGCGGCGACCGCTCCTCGGTCACCGGCGGGACGAAGGTGCTCTCCGACCGCATCGTCGTGCGGATCACCCAGAAGCCCGGCGAGAGTTTCATCGACCGGATGATCGCCCTGGTCGAGGGGGCGAACCGGCGGAAGACGCCGAACGAGATCGCGCTGAACATCCTGCTGGCCGCGCTGACTGTCATCTTCCTGTTGGCCGTCGCGACACTGCAGCCGCTGGCGATCTACTCCAAGGCGCAGCAGCCCGCACTGCCGGACACCTCGACCCTGACCGGTGACGGGATCACCGGGATCGTGCTCGCGTCGCTGCTGGTCTGCCTGATCCCGACCACGATCGGGGCACTGCTGTCCGCGATCGGCATCGCCGGGATGGATCGGCTCGTGCAGCGCAACGTGCTGGCGATGAGCGGCCGGGCCGTGGAGGCGGCGGGCGACGTCAACACCCTGCTGCTCGACAAGACCGGAACGATCACCCTTGGTAACCGGCAGGCGAGCGCGTTCCTCGCGGCCGCCGGTGTCAGTGAGGCGGAGCTGGCGGATGCCGCCCAGCTCTCCTCGCTGGCGGATGAGACACCTGAGGGGCGTTCGGTCGTCGTGTTCGCGAAGGAGCACCACGGCCTGCGCGAGCGCACCCCGGGGGAGCTGCGGCACGCGACGTTCGTGCACTTCACGGCGCAGACCCGGATGTCCGGCGTCGACCTCACCGCCGAGCCCACCGACGGGTCCGTGTCCGGCGCCACCGCGGGTGCCCGGCAGGTTCGTAAGGGTGCCGCCAGCGCGGTCACCCGGTGGGTGCGGGAGAACGGCGGGCAGGTCCCGGCCCAGGTCGGGGAGATCGTGGACGGCATCTCCGCCTCGGGTGGCACCCCGCTGGTCGTCGGCGAGGTCATCGAGTCCCCGTCGGGCCCGGTCGCGCGGGTCCTCGGGGTCATCCAGCTCAAGGACGTCGTGAAGTCCGGCATGCGGGAGCGTTTCGACGCGATGCGGCGGATGGGCATCCGCACCATCATGATCACCGGTGACAACCCGCTGACCGCGAAGGCGATCGCGGACGAGGCCGGCGTCGACGACTTCCTCGCCGAGGCCACCCCGGAGGACAAGCTCGCGCTGATCCGCAAGGAGCAGGCTGGCGGCAAGCTCGTCGCGATGACCGGCGACGGCACCAACGACGCCCCCGCCCTCGCCCAGGCCGACGTCGGCGTCGCCATGAACACCGGCACCTCCGCCGCCAAGGAAGCCGGCAACATGGTCGATCTCGACAGCAATCCGACGAAGCTCATCGAGATCGTCGAGATCGGCAAGCAGCTGCTCATCACCCGCGGAGCGCTGACGACGTTCTCCATCGCCAACGACGTCGCGAAGTACTTCGCGATCATCCCGGCGATGTTCGCCGGTGTCTACGGCGGGCTGGACAAGCTCAACATCATGCGCCTCGCCAGCCCCGAGTCGGCGATCCTCTCCGCGGTCATCTTCAACGCGCTGGTCATCATCGCGCTCATTCCCCTGGCACTGCGCGGGGTGCGGTACACACCGGCGAGTGCGTCGAAGCTGCTCAGTCGCAACCTGTACATCTACGGCCTCGGCGGGATCGTCGTCCCGTTCGTCGGCATCAAGATCATCGACCTGCTTGTGCAGTTCATCCCGGGAGTGGGCTGA
- a CDS encoding DUF6919 domain-containing protein, whose amino-acid sequence MTTRQIAPLNWLTARNLAELGELTARWLEGTIATGPAYGGTLDEETRTIAPELAAVNRHGLVTLTSQPGRHIGSGCGQRAFVEGFADDASTQMIRQALLGTEIVLIVNPPAWSVTRGGILPQRPVDIAVKLHRGAALVSVGRYHTRTDIRYLYGTCGGCNRRAVASLGRAHQVTAIDPVWGRESYLWDALAVAGRDPSRR is encoded by the coding sequence GTGACAACCAGACAAATCGCACCTCTGAACTGGCTGACCGCTCGAAATCTCGCCGAGCTGGGCGAGCTGACCGCCCGTTGGCTCGAGGGCACCATCGCGACAGGGCCCGCCTACGGCGGGACACTGGACGAGGAGACCAGGACGATTGCCCCCGAGCTGGCCGCCGTCAATCGCCACGGGCTTGTCACACTGACTTCTCAGCCCGGTCGGCACATCGGGAGCGGGTGTGGCCAGCGCGCGTTCGTCGAGGGGTTCGCGGACGACGCCAGCACACAGATGATCAGGCAGGCGTTGCTGGGCACCGAGATCGTGCTGATCGTCAATCCGCCGGCATGGTCGGTGACCCGTGGCGGCATCCTCCCGCAGAGGCCGGTGGACATTGCCGTCAAGCTCCACCGCGGCGCGGCGCTCGTCTCGGTGGGGCGCTACCACACACGTACCGACATCCGATATCTCTATGGCACCTGCGGCGGGTGTAACCGTCGCGCCGTGGCGAGCCTGGGCCGTGCTCACCAGGTCACAGCAATCGATCCCGTGTGGGGGCGTGAGAGCTATCTGTGGGACGCGCTGGCGGTCGCCGGCCGGGATCCGTCCAGGCGGTGA
- a CDS encoding sensor histidine kinase codes for MTRGTLRIYLGAAPGVGKTYAALDEAHRRAERGTDVVVGFVETHGRPRTSAMLDGLEIVPRQILEYRGGSFTEMDLDGILARQPQVAFVDELAHTNIPGSRHEKRWQDIQDLLAAGIDVISTVNVQHLESLNDVVETITGVPQRETVPDEVVRRADQVELVDMAPEALRRRMAHGNIYGPEKVDAALANYFRVGNLTALRELALLWLAGKVDDQLDRYRTDHGIGGTWETRERVVVALTGGPEGDTLIRRASRIAARSKGADLLAVHVARSDGLTGADPSALARQRTLVESLGGSYHQVIGDDVPTALLDFARAENTTQLVLGASRRGRLAHMLSPGIGVTTTSLSGPIDVHLVTHPEAWGHRPARTGAEEEAPRRIRGWRLPDSRSALEPRRRILGTLLTLALVPALTAGLTSIRGTFNLTTEMLAYLLITVTVALVGGFGPALFCAIASSLLLNYYFTEPINTWSIADGDNVLALLGFVLVAGLVGRVVSTSARRYGQAVRASAEAATLSTLAGSVLRGENALPALLAQAQETFGMTSVTLLERTDDDQTSSEWRPVMTVGDDQAPAGTGARHDGDRVNIPVRDDLCLALTGRSLPAADRRILTAFAAQAAVALDQHRLREAAAEAAPIAAADKVRTALLTAVSHDLRTPLAAAKASISGLRGHDITLTDDEQAELLATADESLDKLTRLVENLLDMSRLQAGALSVFPRPIGLDDIVPPALDEIGPPANKIIVQVSDDLPAVHADPALLERVIVNLVANALRHAPAGTPPIITASALAGRVELRVIDRGPGIPPAQHDNVFQPFQRLGDHDNTTGVGLGLALSRGLTEAMGGTLTPEETPGGGLTMVLSLPAAPNPVMAPQDAPGQPPAQEPEPSVGP; via the coding sequence GTGACACGAGGAACTCTGCGGATCTACCTGGGTGCCGCGCCCGGGGTCGGGAAGACGTACGCGGCGCTCGACGAGGCCCACCGCCGCGCGGAACGGGGCACCGACGTCGTGGTCGGCTTCGTCGAGACCCACGGCCGGCCGCGTACGTCCGCGATGCTCGACGGCCTGGAGATCGTTCCGCGCCAGATCCTGGAGTACCGGGGCGGCTCGTTCACCGAGATGGATCTCGATGGCATCCTCGCCCGCCAGCCCCAGGTCGCGTTCGTGGACGAACTGGCCCACACCAACATCCCGGGCAGCCGGCACGAGAAGCGTTGGCAGGACATCCAGGACCTGCTCGCCGCCGGCATCGACGTCATCTCCACCGTCAACGTCCAGCACCTGGAATCGCTCAACGACGTCGTCGAGACCATCACCGGCGTCCCGCAGCGCGAGACCGTGCCCGACGAGGTCGTCCGCCGCGCCGACCAGGTCGAACTCGTCGACATGGCCCCCGAGGCACTGCGTCGCCGGATGGCGCACGGCAACATCTACGGCCCCGAGAAGGTGGACGCCGCCCTGGCCAACTACTTCCGCGTCGGCAACCTCACCGCGCTACGTGAGCTCGCCCTGCTCTGGCTCGCCGGGAAGGTCGACGACCAGCTCGACCGCTACCGCACCGACCACGGCATCGGCGGCACCTGGGAGACCCGCGAGCGCGTCGTCGTCGCGCTCACCGGCGGCCCCGAGGGCGACACCCTCATCCGCCGCGCCTCCCGGATCGCCGCCCGCAGCAAAGGCGCCGACCTGCTCGCCGTCCACGTCGCCCGCTCCGACGGCCTCACCGGCGCCGACCCCTCCGCACTCGCCCGCCAACGCACGCTCGTCGAAAGCCTCGGCGGCAGCTACCACCAGGTCATCGGCGACGACGTCCCCACCGCACTCCTCGACTTCGCCCGCGCCGAGAACACCACGCAGCTCGTACTCGGCGCCAGCCGCCGCGGGCGCCTCGCCCACATGCTCAGCCCCGGCATCGGCGTCACCACGACCAGCCTGTCCGGCCCGATCGACGTCCACCTGGTCACCCATCCCGAGGCCTGGGGCCACCGACCGGCCCGAACCGGCGCCGAGGAGGAGGCGCCCCGCCGAATCCGCGGCTGGCGGCTGCCGGACAGCCGGTCGGCCCTGGAGCCGCGCCGACGGATCCTCGGCACGCTGCTCACTCTGGCGCTCGTCCCGGCGCTCACCGCCGGGCTCACCAGCATCCGCGGCACGTTCAACCTGACCACGGAGATGCTCGCCTACCTGCTGATCACCGTCACGGTGGCGCTGGTCGGCGGATTCGGCCCCGCGCTGTTCTGCGCGATCGCCAGCTCGCTGCTGCTCAACTACTACTTCACCGAGCCGATCAACACCTGGAGCATCGCGGACGGCGACAACGTGCTGGCCCTGCTCGGCTTCGTCCTCGTCGCCGGGCTGGTCGGCCGGGTCGTGTCCACCTCCGCGCGGCGCTACGGGCAGGCCGTGCGTGCCTCCGCCGAGGCCGCCACCCTCTCCACGCTCGCCGGCAGCGTCCTGCGCGGTGAGAACGCCCTGCCCGCCCTCCTCGCCCAGGCCCAGGAGACCTTCGGGATGACCTCGGTCACGCTGCTCGAACGCACCGACGACGACCAGACCAGCAGCGAGTGGCGCCCCGTTATGACGGTCGGAGACGATCAGGCACCGGCGGGGACCGGCGCCCGCCACGACGGCGACCGCGTCAACATTCCCGTGCGCGACGACCTGTGCCTCGCGCTGACCGGGCGGTCACTGCCCGCCGCCGACCGGCGGATCCTCACCGCCTTCGCCGCTCAGGCCGCTGTCGCCCTCGACCAGCACCGACTCCGCGAGGCCGCAGCCGAAGCGGCGCCCATCGCCGCGGCCGACAAGGTCCGCACCGCCCTGCTCACCGCCGTCAGCCACGACCTGCGCACCCCACTCGCCGCAGCCAAGGCCTCCATCAGCGGACTACGCGGCCACGACATCACCCTCACCGACGACGAGCAGGCGGAGCTCCTCGCCACCGCCGACGAATCCCTCGACAAGCTGACCCGCCTGGTCGAGAACCTGCTCGACATGTCCCGCCTGCAGGCCGGCGCGCTGAGCGTCTTCCCCCGCCCCATCGGCCTCGACGACATCGTCCCCCCTGCGCTCGACGAGATCGGCCCACCCGCCAACAAGATCATCGTGCAGGTCTCCGACGACCTGCCCGCCGTCCATGCCGACCCGGCCCTGCTGGAACGAGTGATCGTCAACCTCGTCGCCAACGCCCTGCGCCACGCCCCCGCGGGCACCCCACCGATCATCACCGCCAGCGCCCTCGCGGGCCGCGTCGAGCTGCGCGTCATCGACCGCGGGCCCGGCATTCCCCCCGCCCAGCACGACAACGTCTTCCAGCCGTTCCAACGCCTCGGCGACCACGACAACACCACCGGCGTCGGCCTCGGCCTCGCGCTCTCCCGTGGCCTCACCGAAGCCATGGGCGGCACCCTCACCCCTGAGGAGACACCCGGCGGCGGGCTCACCATGGTCCTGTCCCTGCCCGCCGCCCCCAACCCGGTCATGGCA
- a CDS encoding potassium-transporting ATPase subunit C — translation MSTLPSWIRQHLAALRALLVLTVLVGLAYPLAILAIAQIPGLKGKADGSFVTNAEGQRVGSSLIGQSFTDADGNALPAYFQSRPSAAGDGYDPTSTSASNLGPEDVVDSIDDPATPDEDESGQSLLTQVCERSLAVGEREGVDGSRRYCTASGVGAVLAVYHAGPGFEGAITRVVSVNEACPATPFLASYQGVAVECRTPGDDIAAGERVLVRGDAPEKPVVPADAVTASASGLDPGISPAYAELQIPRIARERALPVDEVRDLVDENTTGRALGFIGAPNVNVLELNLDLDRVKAAP, via the coding sequence ATGTCAACGCTTCCATCCTGGATCCGCCAGCATCTGGCGGCGCTGCGGGCACTACTCGTCCTCACCGTGCTCGTCGGCCTCGCCTACCCGCTGGCGATCCTGGCCATCGCGCAGATCCCAGGTCTGAAGGGCAAGGCGGACGGCTCCTTCGTCACCAACGCCGAAGGCCAGCGTGTCGGCTCGTCGCTGATCGGTCAGTCGTTCACCGACGCGGACGGGAACGCGCTGCCGGCCTATTTCCAGAGCCGGCCCTCCGCCGCCGGTGACGGCTACGACCCGACGTCCACCTCGGCGTCCAACCTCGGCCCCGAGGACGTCGTCGACAGCATCGACGACCCCGCCACCCCCGACGAGGACGAGAGCGGGCAGAGCCTGCTCACCCAGGTCTGTGAGCGCAGCCTGGCGGTCGGGGAGCGGGAAGGGGTCGACGGCAGCCGCAGGTACTGCACCGCCTCCGGTGTCGGTGCCGTCCTCGCCGTCTACCACGCCGGGCCCGGGTTCGAAGGCGCCATCACCCGCGTCGTCAGCGTCAACGAGGCGTGCCCCGCCACCCCGTTCCTCGCCAGCTACCAGGGCGTGGCCGTCGAGTGCCGTACGCCCGGCGATGACATCGCCGCCGGTGAGCGGGTTCTCGTCCGTGGCGACGCCCCGGAGAAGCCGGTGGTGCCCGCCGACGCCGTGACCGCCAGCGCCAGCGGCCTCGACCCCGGCATCAGCCCGGCCTACGCCGAGCTGCAGATCCCCCGGATAGCCCGGGAACGAGCTCTGCCTGTCGACGAGGTCCGTGACCTCGTCGACGAGAACACCACGGGCCGGGCACTGGGCTTCATCGGCGCACCGAACGTCAACGTGCTGGAGCTGAACCTCGACCTCGACCGAGTCAAAGCGGCCCCTTGA